A genomic stretch from Pomacea canaliculata isolate SZHN2017 linkage group LG2, ASM307304v1, whole genome shotgun sequence includes:
- the LOC112556292 gene encoding E3 ubiquitin-protein ligase MIB1-like — MADGVPRVRCMAFENVAPSSTRNLVRVAWPNGVVNSYRLGLQGQVDLTCVEEEVGPFYYRDHLQLVDSSGLPLPLAQVESSASSLPTTIVSPTPTASEAVVTTSISTTTTTTTTTASLSQTSSSSGASCGSVSSKGSCDEAKVFAGNEFSGGENCRKAAIESVIEEDELLMVGDKVIIGVNEERLAKLQQTFGGCTKGMISRIGIEGVVTAVPSPQTPAVSVKYTEKQSYRLNPAVLVKITSFTQGDVVRVRSDAQQVRFLNKSLGWSETMEKVCGKVGRVRAVDSSCHVTVRLGSQELKFHARLLDAGTRRTTG, encoded by the exons ATG GCGGACGGGGTACCCAGGGTGAGGTGCATGGCCTTCGAGAACGTGGCCCCGAGCTCCACGAGAAACCTGGTGCGGGTGGCCTGGCCCAACGGCGTCGTCAACAGTTATCGTCTGGGTCTACAGGGTCAGGTGGACCTCACGTGCGTGGAGGAGGAAGTCGGACCTTTCTACTACAGGGATCATCTACAGCTCGTGG ATTCTTCCGGACTGCCTTTGCCGTTAGCACAAGTCGAATCCTCCGCATCCTCCTTGCCCACGACCATCGTGTCACCTACTCCAACAGCTTCAGAAGCCGTTGTTACTACATCCatatccaccaccaccaccaccaccaccaccaccgctagTTTGTCGCAGACGTCTTCCAGCAGCGGAGCGAGCTGTGGCAGTGTCAGTTCTAAAGGGAGTTGTGATGAAGCAAAAGTGTTTGCTGGAAATGAATTTTCCGGCGGAGAGAACTGTCGAAAAGCAGCCATAGAGAGTGTTATCGAAGAGGACGAGCTGTTGATGGTTGGAGATAAAGTTATCATCGGAGTCAATGAGGAGAGACTAGCAAAACTCCAGCAGACGTTTGGCGGTTGTACCAAAGGAATGATTAGT CGCATTGGGATAGAAGGTGTGGTGACTGCTGTTCCCAGCCCACAGACGCCGGCAGTGAGTGTGAAGTACACAGAGAAACAGAGCTACAGGCTCAACCCTGCGGTCCTGGTGAAG ATTACTTCTTTCACTCAAGGCGATGTCGTGCGCGTGCGGAGTGATGCGCAACAGGTTCGGTTTCTAAACAAGAGCCTGGGGTGGAGCGAGACGATGGAGAAG GTGTGTGGAAAGGTGGGACGCGTACGCGCAGTGGACAGCAGTTGTCACGTGACGGTGAGGCTTGGTAGCCAAGAGCTAAAGTTCCATGCTAGGCTGCTTGATGCCGGCACTCGGCGCACCACTGGATGA
- the LOC112557602 gene encoding ankyrin-1-like — translation MLSTTYVQSFNVGSTSCADLLMRLLGLTLAGGSGDSDGDPRVRQLFLSIQRRDSGTMRRMIETDRGLLTAVCKDFTPLGYASYIGGIGLMDTLLELGADLELRDPKGRTPLLNATEGKEPEAAFHLIDKGANVNASNKKQQTALHFAAIRDMPAVIQRLLLCGADINAEACLELILELEDRPHVEDRLNGEFTALHIAANNDHVECVGLLILLGGAIVDHGDGRRQLTPLHLACRNGQFMSAKCLLEMGANVNAIDIYGITPLHLAMGKVPKQDQGSEGLDKDLTSDERIRIACLLIDNGAVIDVCDYSGRTPMHFAQTDVQRAIQQYIDGQSNAVKGCVSSDVAPTLAVTSDPCPSSRTVVTGDSEDSGAADLTSPISG, via the exons ATGCTTTCTACCACCTATGTGCAATCATTTAATGTTGGCTCTACATCTTGTGCAGACCTTTTAATGCGCCTGCTGGGACTAACACTAGCAGGAGGAAGCGGGGACAGTGATGGTGACCCCCGAGTCCGGCAGCTGTTCCTCAGCATCCAGAGGAGAGACTCGGGAACCATGAGACGAATGATCGAAACCGACCGTGGACTG CTGACAGCAGTCTGCAAAGATTTCACTCCCCTGGGTTACGCCAGCTACATCGGGGGGATAGGTTTGATGGACACACTGCTGGAGCTGGGAGCTGACCTGGAACTCAGAGACCCCAAAGGACGGACTCCTCTCCTGAATGCAACAGAAGG gAAAGAGCCGGAGGCAGCGTTTCACCTGATTGACAAAGGGGCAAATGTGAATGCATCCAACAAGAAGCAGCAGACTGCGTTGCACTTCGCAGCCATCCGCGACATGCCGGCCGTGATCCAGCGACTGCTTCTGTGCGGCGCCGACATCAATGCAG AAGCG TGCTTGGAGCTGATACTGGAGCTGGAGGATCGTCCTCATGTCGAGGATCGGCTGAACGGCGAGTTCACTGCCCTGCACATCGCTGCCAACAACGACCACGTGGAGTGTGTGGGGCTGCTGATCCTGCTG GGTGGAGCCATTGTCGACCACGGAGATGGACGTCGACAGTTGACTCCTCTACATCTGGCGTGCAGGAACGGGCAGTTCATGTCTGCAAAGTGTCTTCTAGAAATGG GAGCAAATGTGAATGCCATAGACATCTATGGAATTACACCTTTACACTTGGCCATGGGCAAGGTCCCCAAGCAAGACCAAGGGTCAgag ggTTTAGACAAAGATCTGACATCTGATGAGCGCATTCGAATAGCATGTCTACTCATTGACAACGGTGCTGTCATAGATGTCTGTGACTACAGTGGCCGGACACCAATGCACTTCGCACAAACCGACGTCCAGAGAGCCATCCAACAGTACATTGATGGACA GAGCAATGCTGTGAAGGGTTGTGTTAGCTCCGATGTAGCCCCAACCTTGGCTGTAACCTCTGACCCCTGTCCCAGCAGCAGGACCGTCGTCACAGGCGACTCGGAGGACTCTGGAGCCGCGGATTTGACCTCTCCGATCTCGGGTTGA